In one window of Pseudomonas sp. IAC-BECa141 DNA:
- the queC gene encoding 7-cyano-7-deazaguanine synthase QueC: MTEQLNTSQKRAVILLSGGLDSATVVAMARAEGYACYTMSFDYGQRSHAELHAAARVARDLGVVEHKVIGLNLNGMGGSALTDTSIDIPEELGEGIPVTYVPARNTVFLSLALGWAEVLGASDIFIGVNAVDYSGYPDCRPEFIESFERMANLATKAGVEGNGFRIQAPLQNLSKAQIVQAGVKLGVDYALTVSCYQADDDGRACGKCDSCRLRAEGFAAAGISDPTPYF, from the coding sequence ATGACTGAACAACTGAATACTAGCCAAAAACGTGCGGTAATCCTGCTTTCGGGTGGGCTGGACTCGGCCACGGTCGTGGCGATGGCGCGCGCTGAAGGCTACGCCTGCTACACCATGAGTTTCGATTACGGTCAGCGTTCCCACGCTGAACTGCATGCTGCTGCTCGCGTTGCTCGCGATCTGGGTGTGGTCGAGCACAAGGTGATCGGCCTGAACCTGAATGGCATGGGGGGGTCGGCCTTGACCGACACCAGCATCGATATTCCGGAAGAGTTGGGCGAAGGCATTCCGGTGACCTACGTGCCGGCGCGCAACACGGTTTTCCTTTCGCTGGCCTTGGGCTGGGCTGAAGTGCTCGGCGCCAGTGACATCTTTATCGGCGTCAACGCAGTGGATTACTCCGGATACCCGGATTGCCGTCCCGAGTTCATCGAGTCGTTTGAGCGCATGGCCAATCTGGCGACCAAGGCTGGTGTGGAAGGCAATGGTTTCCGCATCCAGGCACCACTGCAGAACCTGAGCAAGGCGCAGATCGTCCAGGCTGGCGTGAAGCTGGGCGTCGATTACGCGCTGACCGTTTCCTGCTATCAGGCCGACGATGACGGCCGCGCTTGTGGCAAATGCGACAGCTGCCGACTGCGTGCAGAAGGCTTCGCGGCGGCCGGAATCAGCGACCCGACACCTTATTTTTGA
- the queE gene encoding 7-carboxy-7-deazaguanine synthase QueE, which produces MQDTLRITEVFYSLQGETRTAGLPTVFVRLTGCPLRCQYCDSAYAFSGGTIRTLDDILEQVAGFRPRYVCVTGGEPLAQPNAIPLLKQLSDAGYEVSLETSGALDISAVDPRVSRVVDLKTPDSKEAHRNRYENIELLTPNDQVKFVICSREDYDWAVSKLIQYGLERRAGEVLFSPSHHDLNARDLADWVVADNLPVRLQLQLHKYLWNDEPGR; this is translated from the coding sequence ATGCAAGACACATTGAGAATCACCGAAGTTTTCTACTCGTTGCAGGGGGAAACGCGGACTGCCGGGCTGCCCACGGTTTTTGTGCGCCTGACCGGTTGCCCATTGCGTTGCCAATACTGCGACAGCGCCTACGCATTCAGCGGTGGCACGATCCGCACCCTCGACGACATCCTCGAGCAAGTGGCCGGCTTTCGCCCGCGCTACGTCTGTGTCACTGGCGGTGAGCCGCTGGCTCAGCCCAACGCCATCCCTTTGCTCAAGCAATTGTCCGATGCCGGCTACGAAGTCTCGCTGGAAACCAGCGGCGCCCTCGACATCTCGGCGGTCGATCCGCGGGTCAGTCGGGTGGTCGACCTGAAGACGCCTGACTCCAAAGAAGCCCATCGCAACCGTTACGAGAACATCGAACTGCTGACGCCCAACGATCAGGTGAAGTTTGTCATCTGCTCGCGGGAGGACTATGACTGGGCGGTATCGAAGCTGATCCAGTACGGTCTCGAGCGACGTGCAGGTGAAGTGCTGTTTTCCCCAAGTCACCACGACCTGAATGCTCGGGATCTGGCGGACTGGGTGGTGGCGGATAACCTGCCAGTGCGCCTGCAACTGCAGCTGCATAAATATCTATGGAATGATGAGCCGGGGCGCTGA
- the ybgF gene encoding tol-pal system protein YbgF, with product MRTCRRAVTVLALSLAPLAAWAAVPVVDDNSGYNNSGSSYPPAGYGTNGAYAGGAASAPASAQGMLFNQLQQMQDQLSRQQGVIEELQNQVSRMKQESLERYQDLDRRIGSGVAPAANPENSSAGGDASAAAGAAAGAGAAAAAQAPAAGGEPADPAKEKLYYDAAFDLIKAKDFDKASQAFAAFLRKYPNSQYAGNAQYWLGEVNLAKGDLQGAGQAFAKVSQLYPKHAKVPDSLYKLADVERRLGHTDKVKGILQQVVAQYPGTSAAQLAQRDLQRM from the coding sequence ATGCGAACGTGCCGTCGTGCTGTAACTGTTCTGGCTCTCAGCCTCGCGCCGCTTGCGGCGTGGGCTGCGGTTCCTGTGGTCGATGACAACTCCGGTTATAACAATAGCGGGAGCAGTTATCCGCCTGCAGGTTACGGTACGAACGGCGCCTATGCCGGGGGAGCGGCTTCGGCCCCTGCCTCGGCACAAGGCATGCTGTTCAACCAACTGCAACAAATGCAGGATCAACTGTCGCGCCAGCAAGGCGTGATCGAAGAACTGCAGAACCAGGTTTCGCGCATGAAACAGGAATCCCTGGAGCGATACCAGGATCTCGATCGGCGCATAGGGTCCGGCGTTGCACCTGCCGCGAATCCCGAGAATTCTTCTGCCGGTGGCGATGCAAGTGCTGCTGCCGGTGCCGCCGCTGGAGCCGGGGCCGCTGCTGCCGCCCAGGCACCTGCTGCGGGTGGCGAACCGGCTGATCCGGCCAAGGAAAAGCTGTATTACGATGCAGCTTTCGACCTGATCAAGGCCAAGGATTTCGACAAGGCCAGCCAGGCGTTTGCCGCTTTCCTGCGTAAGTACCCGAACAGCCAATACGCGGGCAACGCCCAGTACTGGCTGGGTGAAGTGAACCTGGCCAAGGGGGATCTGCAAGGCGCAGGTCAAGCTTTCGCCAAGGTTTCGCAGCTGTATCCCAAGCACGCCAAAGTGCCGGATTCGCTGTACAAGCTGGCTGACGTAGAACGCCGCCTCGGTCATACCGACAAGGTCAAAGGCATTCTGCAGCAGGTGGTGGCCCAGTATCCGGGCACATCCGCCGCTCAGTTGGCCCAGCGCGACTTGCAACGCATGTAA
- the pal gene encoding peptidoglycan-associated lipoprotein Pal, whose translation MEMLKFGKFAALALAMAVAVGCSSKGGDNAGEGAVDPNAGYGANTGAVDGSLSEEAALRAITTFYFEYDSSDLKPEAMRALDVHAKDLKANGARVVLEGNTDERGTREYNMALGERRAKAVQRYLVLQGVSPAQLELVSYGEERPVATGNDEQSWAQNRRVELRK comes from the coding sequence ATGGAAATGCTGAAGTTTGGTAAATTTGCTGCGCTGGCTCTGGCCATGGCTGTAGCTGTAGGTTGCTCGTCCAAAGGCGGCGACAACGCCGGTGAAGGCGCTGTTGATCCAAACGCTGGTTACGGCGCAAACACTGGTGCAGTTGACGGTTCCCTGAGCGAAGAAGCTGCTCTGCGCGCAATCACCACCTTCTACTTCGAATACGACAGCTCGGACCTGAAGCCAGAAGCCATGCGCGCTCTGGACGTTCACGCCAAAGACCTGAAAGCAAACGGCGCTCGCGTTGTTCTGGAAGGCAACACCGACGAACGTGGTACTCGTGAGTACAACATGGCACTGGGCGAGCGTCGTGCGAAAGCCGTTCAGCGCTACCTGGTACTGCAAGGTGTTTCCCCAGCTCAGCTGGAACTGGTTTCCTACGGCGAAGAGCGTCCAGTTGCTACCGGCAACGACGAGCAGTCCTGGGCTCAAAACCGTCGCGTCGAACTGCGTAAGTAA
- the tolB gene encoding Tol-Pal system beta propeller repeat protein TolB: protein MLVVICCMAGIAMADEKNILVTSGSDRATPIAVVPFGFQGGAVLPDDMAEIIGNDLRNSGYYSPIPKQNMISQPSQPSEIIFRDWKAVGAQYMMVGSIVPAGGRLQVQWALFNVATEQKVADGSVSGTTEQLRDMAHYISDQSFEKLTGIKGAFSTRLLYVTAERFSEKNTRYTLQRSDYDGARAVTLLQSREPILSPRFAPDGKRIAYVSFEQKRPRIFMQNIDTGRREQITNFEGLNGAPAWSPDGNRLAFVLSKDGNPDIYVMNLGSRQITRVTAGPGINTEPYWGKDGSTIYFTSDRGGKPQIYKTSAGGGGAERVTFVGNYNANPKLSADEKTLVMIHRQDGFTNFKVAAQDLQRGSVKILTDSTLDESPTVAPNGTMVIYATRQQGRGVLMLVSINGRVRLPLPTAQGEVREPSWSPYLN from the coding sequence ATGCTGGTCGTGATCTGCTGCATGGCAGGGATCGCGATGGCGGATGAAAAGAACATTCTGGTCACCAGCGGCAGCGATCGGGCGACTCCGATCGCCGTCGTGCCGTTCGGTTTCCAGGGCGGTGCCGTCCTGCCGGATGACATGGCTGAAATCATTGGTAACGATTTGCGCAACTCGGGCTACTACTCGCCGATTCCGAAGCAAAACATGATCAGCCAGCCAAGCCAGCCGAGCGAAATCATCTTCCGCGACTGGAAGGCGGTGGGCGCGCAATACATGATGGTCGGCAGCATCGTGCCGGCCGGCGGCCGTCTGCAGGTGCAGTGGGCTTTGTTCAACGTCGCCACCGAGCAGAAAGTGGCTGACGGCAGTGTGTCCGGCACCACCGAACAGCTGCGCGACATGGCGCACTACATCTCCGATCAGTCCTTCGAAAAACTGACCGGCATTAAAGGTGCATTCTCGACTCGCCTGCTGTACGTCACAGCCGAGCGTTTCTCCGAGAAGAACACCCGTTACACCCTGCAGCGCTCGGACTATGACGGCGCCCGCGCCGTGACCTTGCTGCAATCGCGTGAGCCGATCCTGTCGCCGCGTTTTGCACCGGACGGCAAGCGTATCGCCTACGTGTCGTTCGAGCAGAAGCGTCCGCGCATCTTCATGCAGAACATCGACACCGGTCGCCGCGAGCAGATCACCAACTTCGAAGGCCTGAACGGCGCGCCAGCCTGGTCGCCGGACGGCAATCGCCTGGCGTTCGTATTGTCGAAGGACGGTAACCCGGACATCTACGTGATGAACCTCGGTTCGCGTCAGATCACCCGCGTGACCGCAGGTCCTGGCATCAACACCGAACCGTACTGGGGCAAGGATGGCTCGACCATCTACTTCACCTCCGACCGTGGCGGCAAGCCGCAGATCTACAAGACCAGCGCCGGTGGCGGCGGTGCCGAGCGCGTGACGTTCGTGGGCAACTACAACGCCAACCCCAAGCTTTCGGCAGATGAAAAGACCCTGGTGATGATCCATCGTCAGGACGGTTTCACCAATTTCAAAGTGGCGGCCCAGGATTTGCAGCGCGGAAGTGTAAAAATCCTCACTGATAGCACTCTGGACGAGTCGCCTACTGTTGCGCCCAACGGCACCATGGTAATCTACGCCACCCGCCAGCAGGGCCGGGGAGTCTTGATGCTCGTGTCCATTAATGGACGCGTGAGGCTCCCGCTTCCTACCGCTCAAGGCGAAGTCAGAGAACCGTCCTGGTCCCCTTACCTGAACTGA
- the tolA gene encoding cell envelope integrity protein TolA encodes MQQQREPSASESYFWPSVWAIGLHVLVFGMLFVSFAMTPELPPAKPIVQATLYQLKSKSQATTQTNQKIAGEAKKSAARQTEVEQMEQKKVEQEAVKAAEQKKEEAAQKAEEAKKADEAKKANEAKKADEAKKAEDAKKAAEAKKAEEKQLADIAKKKAEEEAKKAAEEEAKKAAAEEAKKKIVEDAKKKAAEDAKKKAEAEEAKKKVAEDAKKKAAADAAKKKAQEAARKSAEDKKAQALADLLSDTPQRQQALADEQGDEVAGSFDDLIRARAAEGWARPPSARKGMTVVLQIGMLPDGTVTSVSVAKSSGDGPFDASAVAAVKNIGRLTEMQGMKPSDFAPYRSFKMTFTPEDLAL; translated from the coding sequence ATGCAGCAACAGCGAGAGCCGTCCGCCTCGGAAAGCTACTTCTGGCCCAGCGTCTGGGCGATTGGCTTGCACGTGCTGGTGTTCGGCATGCTGTTTGTCAGTTTCGCCATGACGCCTGAGCTGCCGCCGGCCAAGCCGATTGTCCAGGCGACCCTGTACCAGCTGAAATCGAAAAGTCAGGCGACCACCCAGACCAATCAGAAGATTGCGGGTGAGGCGAAGAAATCCGCCGCGCGCCAGACCGAAGTCGAGCAGATGGAGCAGAAAAAGGTCGAGCAGGAAGCGGTGAAAGCTGCGGAACAAAAGAAAGAAGAAGCGGCTCAAAAGGCCGAGGAAGCCAAGAAGGCCGATGAGGCGAAGAAAGCGAACGAGGCGAAGAAGGCTGATGAAGCCAAGAAAGCCGAAGACGCGAAGAAAGCCGCCGAAGCCAAGAAGGCAGAAGAGAAACAATTGGCTGATATAGCCAAGAAGAAAGCCGAAGAAGAAGCCAAGAAGGCTGCTGAAGAAGAGGCCAAGAAAGCGGCCGCTGAAGAAGCCAAGAAGAAGATCGTCGAAGACGCGAAAAAGAAAGCCGCCGAAGACGCCAAGAAGAAAGCTGAAGCTGAAGAGGCGAAGAAGAAAGTCGCCGAAGACGCGAAGAAGAAAGCTGCTGCCGATGCTGCGAAGAAGAAAGCGCAGGAAGCGGCACGTAAATCCGCTGAAGACAAAAAGGCTCAGGCCCTGGCAGATTTGCTTTCCGACACGCCGCAGCGCCAGCAGGCTTTGGCCGATGAGCAGGGCGATGAAGTCGCGGGCAGTTTCGATGACCTGATTCGTGCGCGGGCAGCGGAAGGCTGGGCACGTCCACCTTCGGCACGCAAAGGCATGACGGTTGTGCTGCAGATCGGCATGTTGCCGGACGGTACGGTGACTTCGGTCAGCGTGGCGAAGTCCAGTGGCGACGGTCCGTTCGATGCGTCTGCAGTGGCAGCGGTCAAGAATATTGGACGTTTGACGGAAATGCAGGGAATGAAGCCGAGCGATTTCGCTCCGTATCGTTCATTCAAGATGACATTCACACCTGAGGATCTAGCCTTGTGA
- the tolR gene encoding protein TolR, whose protein sequence is MTRARHKRKPVAEMNVVPYIDVMLVLLVIFMVTAPMLNQGVKVDLPKVSSEALPQDNNTQVLTISIKADKTYYWNLGSEVDTEKQQDRAMTLPQMTDAVTKIIRAGTEGGKRTQVFIRGDKSVDYGSVMGAMGGLQKAGVGNVGLITEAP, encoded by the coding sequence ATCACTCGAGCCCGACACAAGCGCAAGCCGGTCGCCGAGATGAACGTAGTGCCTTACATCGACGTGATGCTGGTGCTGCTGGTCATCTTCATGGTGACTGCGCCGATGCTCAATCAGGGCGTGAAGGTGGATCTGCCCAAGGTTTCCAGCGAAGCCTTGCCGCAGGACAACAACACCCAGGTGCTGACCATTTCGATCAAGGCTGACAAGACCTACTACTGGAACCTTGGCAGCGAAGTCGACACCGAGAAGCAACAGGACCGGGCCATGACCCTGCCACAGATGACCGACGCGGTGACCAAGATCATTCGCGCCGGCACTGAAGGCGGCAAGCGTACCCAGGTCTTCATCCGTGGCGACAAGTCCGTCGATTATGGCTCCGTCATGGGCGCCATGGGCGGGTTGCAGAAAGCCGGGGTCGGTAACGTTGGCTTGATCACCGAGGCGCCCTGA
- the tolQ gene encoding protein TolQ: MEANVVDHSSMWSLVSNASIVVQLVMLTLVAASVTSWIMIFQRSNLLRAGRRALESFEERFWSGIDLSKLYRQAGSNPDPDSGVEQIFRAGFKEFSRLRQQPGVDPEAVMEGVARAMRVAISREEEKLEQSLPFLATVGSVSPYIGLFGTVWGIMNSFRGLASAQQATLATVAPGIAEALIATAIGLFAAIPAVIAYNRFSARSETLLSRYYTFADEFQAILHRKVHTSEE; this comes from the coding sequence GTGGAAGCTAACGTCGTCGACCATTCCTCCATGTGGAGCCTGGTCAGCAATGCCAGCATCGTGGTGCAGTTGGTAATGTTGACCCTGGTGGCCGCATCGGTGACCTCATGGATCATGATCTTTCAGCGCAGCAATCTGCTGCGCGCCGGTCGACGCGCCCTGGAGAGCTTCGAGGAGCGCTTCTGGTCGGGTATCGACCTGTCCAAGCTCTATCGTCAGGCCGGCAGCAACCCGGATCCGGATTCGGGCGTCGAGCAGATCTTCCGCGCCGGCTTCAAGGAGTTTTCCCGTCTGCGTCAGCAGCCAGGTGTCGATCCTGAAGCGGTGATGGAAGGTGTGGCCCGTGCCATGCGGGTCGCCATCTCCCGCGAAGAAGAAAAGCTCGAGCAGAGCCTGCCGTTCCTCGCTACCGTGGGTTCCGTCAGTCCGTACATCGGTCTGTTCGGTACCGTCTGGGGGATCATGAACTCCTTCCGTGGTCTGGCCAGCGCACAACAGGCCACCCTGGCCACTGTGGCACCCGGCATCGCCGAAGCCCTGATCGCCACTGCGATCGGTCTGTTCGCCGCAATCCCGGCCGTTATCGCTTACAACCGTTTCTCTGCCCGCAGCGAAACCTTGCTGAGCCGCTACTACACCTTCGCCGATGAATTCCAGGCGATCCTGCACCGCAAAGTGCACACCAGCGAAGAATAA
- the ybgC gene encoding tol-pal system-associated acyl-CoA thioesterase: MRAQNGLEPFAHRCRVYYEDTDAGGIVYYVNYLKFMERARTERLRELGFAQSALAGEDLLFVVHSSEARYHAPARLDDELLVSADVIELNRASLRFRQQVRRATDNVLLCEGQFLVACVRTNSLKPRALPEDLRAAFADAVGTGTHSKQEIKRGS; encoded by the coding sequence ATGCGCGCGCAAAACGGGCTTGAGCCGTTCGCACATCGTTGTCGCGTTTATTACGAGGACACCGATGCGGGCGGCATCGTGTATTACGTTAATTACCTCAAGTTTATGGAACGGGCTCGAACCGAGCGGCTCCGGGAGCTGGGCTTTGCCCAGTCGGCGCTGGCAGGGGAGGACCTGTTGTTCGTCGTGCATTCCAGCGAAGCGCGTTATCACGCGCCGGCGCGACTGGACGACGAGCTTCTGGTAAGCGCTGATGTAATCGAATTGAACCGTGCCAGCCTGCGCTTTCGACAGCAGGTCAGGCGGGCAACGGATAATGTGCTGCTCTGCGAAGGGCAGTTTCTGGTGGCCTGTGTGCGCACTAACAGTTTGAAACCCCGGGCCCTTCCCGAAGACCTGCGTGCGGCCTTTGCCGACGCGGTCGGCACGGGTACACACTCAAAGCAGGAGATAAAGCGTGGAAGCTAA